One Chitinophagales bacterium genomic window carries:
- a CDS encoding alkaline phosphatase has protein sequence MKCTHLLITFLFLISCNNSRPVDTTNVPQASSVPRVKNVILMVGDGMGIAQITAALYANGNRLALEKMQQVGLIKTHSADKLITDSAAGATAFSTGRKTFNGAIGLDKDSLPQETVLETCKKNGMSTGIVVTSSITHATPAAFYAHVLSRKLMDDIALNFVKNPVVDFFVGGGRKYFTQRQDNINLLDSLKAIGYKFYPLDSLHAVSTLKAGVFTAEEEPASLLRGRTPYLPDAVSTALNVLSKQDKGFFLLVEGSQIDWGGHAEDSDYIIEEILEFNRAVEEVLRFAEKDKHTLVVVTADHETGGYTITDGTLDGSSVKGEFVNNYHSAEMVPVFAFGPRAESFAGIYENTAIYDKLMAALGLQRSAL, from the coding sequence ATGAAATGCACCCACCTGCTCATCACTTTCTTGTTTTTAATATCCTGTAATAATAGCCGTCCTGTTGACACCACGAATGTTCCTCAGGCTTCATCAGTCCCGCGGGTGAAAAATGTCATCCTAATGGTCGGAGATGGTATGGGCATAGCGCAGATTACTGCGGCTCTGTATGCCAACGGCAACCGTCTGGCACTGGAAAAAATGCAACAGGTTGGCTTAATCAAAACACACTCGGCAGATAAGCTCATAACTGATTCCGCAGCCGGTGCCACCGCTTTTTCCACGGGGAGGAAAACCTTTAACGGAGCCATCGGGTTGGATAAGGACAGCCTCCCGCAGGAAACCGTACTGGAAACATGCAAAAAAAACGGCATGTCCACGGGAATTGTAGTTACCAGTAGTATTACACATGCCACCCCGGCTGCTTTCTATGCACATGTGCTTTCCCGTAAGCTGATGGATGACATAGCGCTGAATTTTGTGAAAAATCCCGTAGTGGACTTCTTTGTCGGAGGTGGCAGAAAGTATTTCACTCAACGACAGGATAATATCAACCTCTTAGACAGCCTTAAAGCTATTGGTTATAAGTTTTATCCGTTGGACAGCCTGCATGCCGTGTCCACCTTAAAGGCAGGCGTTTTCACCGCTGAGGAAGAGCCCGCCTCTCTTCTGCGTGGACGCACACCCTATCTGCCGGATGCCGTCAGCACTGCTCTTAACGTTCTTTCCAAACAGGATAAGGGCTTTTTCCTGCTTGTGGAAGGCTCCCAGATTGACTGGGGTGGCCACGCAGAAGACTCCGACTATATCATTGAAGAAATACTGGAATTTAACAGGGCTGTGGAAGAAGTCCTGCGCTTTGCTGAAAAAGATAAACACACTCTGGTAGTTGTAACCGCTGACCACGAAACCGGAGGTTATACCATTACAGATGGTACTCTGGATGGCAGCTCCGTGAAAGGCGAATTTGTCAATAACTATCACTCGGCCGAAATGGTACCGGTGTTTGCCTTTGGCCCCCGCGCAGAGTCCTTTGCCGGTATTTATGAGAATACCGCCATCTACGATAAGTTAATGGCTGCCCTGGGGTTGCAACGCTCAGCCCTCTAG
- the pckA2 gene encoding phosphoenolpyruvate carboxykinase [ATP] 2 codes for MTIHGLKSNVAGLEAELKNPANIYWNLTPAELVEHAITGNMGVLNDTGALVVDTGEFTGRSPKDKFIVKDALTANSVDWNNFNIPFSEEHFNRLLEDMKVYSQDKNIYVRDAYVCADPKYRMNLRVITEFPWANLFSYNMFLRPSAAEIQDMQPEWTILALPSFHAHAGRHGTRQHNFAVINFTRKIALIGGTAYTGEIKKGVFTVLNFVLPHQHGVLSMHCSANMGPQGDTALFFGLSGTGKTTLSADSGRRLIGDDEHGWSDEGIFNFEGGCYAKCIDLTPEKEPQIFAAIRFGSLLENVRFFKNSRTVDYSDKSVTENTRVSYPLHYIDNALIPSVGNIPKNIFFLTADAFGVLPPISKLTPGQAMFHFISGYTAKVAGTEAGIIEPQPSFSACFGAPFLPLHPTRYAEMLGIKMQKYQVKTWLINTGWSGGPYGIGSRIKLAYTRAMITAALNGQLENVPYETHPVFGLHMPQSCPNVPSEILNPRNTWDNKANYDKQANMLAEKFNRNFEKYADKATEDILHAAPKSTARV; via the coding sequence ATGACTATTCACGGACTGAAAAGCAATGTGGCTGGACTTGAAGCAGAGCTGAAAAATCCGGCTAACATATACTGGAACCTTACCCCCGCTGAATTAGTAGAGCATGCTATCACCGGGAATATGGGTGTTCTCAATGATACCGGAGCATTGGTTGTGGATACAGGAGAATTTACAGGCCGCTCTCCGAAAGATAAATTCATTGTGAAAGACGCCCTTACAGCCAACAGCGTAGACTGGAACAACTTTAATATCCCTTTCAGCGAGGAACATTTTAACCGGTTGCTGGAAGACATGAAAGTTTACTCCCAGGACAAGAATATTTATGTAAGGGATGCCTATGTGTGTGCGGATCCCAAATATCGCATGAACCTGCGGGTGATAACCGAGTTTCCGTGGGCCAATCTGTTTTCCTATAACATGTTTTTGCGCCCTTCTGCTGCGGAGATACAGGATATGCAGCCGGAATGGACCATCCTCGCCTTGCCATCCTTCCATGCACATGCAGGCAGACACGGTACCCGTCAGCACAACTTTGCCGTGATAAACTTTACCCGGAAAATTGCCCTTATCGGAGGAACTGCCTATACCGGAGAAATAAAAAAAGGAGTTTTTACGGTACTCAATTTTGTGCTTCCACATCAGCATGGAGTTCTTTCCATGCACTGCTCGGCTAATATGGGTCCGCAAGGAGATACCGCCCTCTTTTTTGGGCTCTCCGGCACTGGCAAAACCACCCTTTCAGCAGATTCAGGCCGCAGGCTTATTGGCGATGATGAGCATGGATGGTCAGATGAGGGAATCTTTAATTTTGAAGGAGGATGTTACGCAAAATGTATTGATCTGACCCCCGAAAAAGAGCCACAAATCTTTGCCGCTATCCGCTTTGGTTCGCTGCTGGAGAATGTGCGTTTCTTTAAAAACTCCCGCACGGTTGATTATTCCGACAAGTCCGTCACCGAAAACACGCGGGTTTCCTACCCTCTTCATTATATTGATAATGCCCTCATCCCCTCGGTAGGAAACATTCCTAAAAACATCTTCTTTCTCACTGCTGACGCCTTTGGGGTATTGCCTCCCATCTCCAAACTAACCCCCGGCCAGGCTATGTTCCATTTCATTTCAGGCTATACAGCAAAAGTTGCAGGCACGGAAGCCGGCATTATTGAACCACAGCCCTCATTTTCAGCTTGCTTCGGGGCGCCCTTTTTGCCTCTCCATCCAACCCGTTATGCAGAAATGCTGGGTATTAAGATGCAGAAATATCAGGTAAAAACGTGGCTGATAAATACAGGCTGGTCAGGTGGCCCTTATGGCATAGGTTCCAGGATAAAATTGGCCTATACCCGCGCAATGATAACGGCTGCCTTGAATGGTCAACTGGAAAATGTACCTTATGAAACGCATCCGGTTTTTGGTTTACACATGCCCCAAAGTTGTCCTAACGTGCCTTCGGAAATATTAAATCCCCGCAACACCTGGGATAATAAAGCAAATTATGATAAGCAGGCCAACATGCTGGCTGAAAAGTTTAACCGCAATTTTGAAAAATATGCCGACAAGGCCACCGAGGATATCCTGCATGCTGCCCCCAAATCAACGGCACGGGTGTAA
- a CDS encoding membrane protein translates to MKKWMEIVGIVALVIFNMTTAWAQQDPMYSMYMFNGLSVNPAYAGSRDRLAITALYRHQWTGLDGAPKTAVLVGHAPTFNDKLGIGFTLVSDNIGVFNTVTLMSSYAYRIRIGKTGRLALGLSVELNYFHARWNTLALSDETDYVFQSGKTNVFSPNFGGGIYYYSDRFYAGFSVPHFLNSSLTEHFKLEGTNLVARQWKHYFFTAGAMFRIGENVQFKPSVLFKYVKNAPFQADLNVAFLFKEAFWIGAGYRTKDAVVLMTEYNFAKGVRIGYAYDITLSELNDYSSGTHEIMLGFELTKKDTYLSPRRMSYF, encoded by the coding sequence ATGAAAAAGTGGATGGAGATAGTCGGAATTGTTGCTCTCGTAATTTTTAATATGACCACAGCATGGGCACAGCAGGATCCCATGTACAGTATGTATATGTTCAATGGTCTCTCGGTTAATCCTGCTTATGCCGGAAGTCGCGACAGGCTTGCCATTACAGCCCTTTACCGGCACCAATGGACCGGTCTGGACGGGGCCCCGAAAACAGCAGTGTTGGTAGGCCACGCACCCACATTCAACGATAAATTAGGAATAGGATTTACCCTGGTGAGCGACAACATCGGTGTGTTTAACACCGTCACGCTCATGTCCAGTTATGCCTATCGTATCCGCATCGGCAAAACCGGCAGACTGGCCTTGGGCTTAAGCGTAGAATTGAATTATTTCCATGCCCGCTGGAACACGTTGGCACTCAGTGACGAAACTGATTATGTTTTCCAATCCGGTAAAACCAATGTGTTCAGCCCCAATTTCGGAGGAGGTATCTACTACTACTCTGACCGGTTTTATGCAGGCTTTTCTGTTCCCCATTTCCTGAACAGCAGCCTGACGGAGCACTTCAAGCTTGAAGGCACCAACCTCGTTGCAAGACAATGGAAACACTACTTCTTCACAGCAGGGGCCATGTTCAGAATTGGCGAAAACGTGCAGTTTAAACCTTCCGTGCTTTTTAAATATGTCAAAAACGCTCCCTTCCAGGCAGACCTGAATGTTGCTTTTCTGTTTAAAGAAGCATTTTGGATCGGTGCAGGCTACAGAACTAAGGATGCCGTTGTACTCATGACAGAATATAATTTTGCCAAAGGTGTAAGAATTGGCTATGCCTATGACATTACCCTTTCAGAACTGAATGACTATTCCTCCGGCACACATGAAATCATGCTGGGCTTTGAATTGACCAAAAAAGATACTTACCTGAGCCCACGCAGAATGAGTTATTTCTGA
- a CDS encoding membrane protein, translating to MKKIRPILDLTVLLTLVLVQAPPLRAQQDAMYSMYMFNGLALNPAYAGARDRATIVALYRHQWTGLDGAPQTLSLSGHSPLLNDKIGLGLSLTNDRISIFNRLAITGHYAFRINIRNKGKLALGLSVTFHQIIARWGDITLNEMNDQAFQQSRESLITPNFGAGIYYYMDKFYAGFSVPNFLNMSLKENVRFEGTADIARFWKHYFFTAGMMFRITDKVKFKPSVLFKYVRNAPFEADLNASFLFMDAFWLGASYRTGDAVLFMVEYNFSKGIRIGYAYDYTLTELTDYNSGTHEIMVGYEFVKKDTYLTPRRMSYF from the coding sequence ATGAAAAAGATTCGCCCCATCCTTGATCTGACCGTCTTGCTCACCCTGGTATTGGTACAGGCTCCTCCGCTGCGGGCGCAACAGGATGCTATGTACAGTATGTATATGTTTAATGGCTTAGCCCTTAACCCCGCGTATGCTGGTGCCCGCGACAGGGCTACCATAGTGGCCCTGTATCGCCACCAATGGACAGGCCTTGATGGTGCCCCCCAAACCCTATCGCTGAGCGGTCACTCTCCTTTGCTGAATGATAAAATCGGGCTGGGACTTTCGTTGACCAACGATCGCATCAGCATTTTTAACCGGCTGGCTATTACAGGGCATTATGCTTTTCGGATCAATATTCGCAATAAAGGCAAGCTGGCTCTCGGGCTGAGCGTAACGTTTCATCAGATTATTGCACGATGGGGAGATATTACCCTCAACGAAATGAATGATCAAGCCTTCCAACAAAGCCGCGAAAGCCTCATCACACCCAACTTCGGTGCCGGTATTTATTACTACATGGATAAGTTCTATGCTGGATTTTCGGTGCCGAATTTCTTAAATATGAGCCTGAAAGAAAATGTACGATTTGAGGGTACAGCCGATATCGCCCGGTTCTGGAAACATTACTTCTTTACAGCAGGCATGATGTTCAGAATAACCGATAAGGTGAAGTTTAAGCCATCGGTACTTTTTAAGTATGTAAGAAATGCCCCGTTTGAAGCTGACCTTAATGCTTCGTTTCTTTTTATGGATGCCTTCTGGCTGGGAGCCAGTTACCGAACCGGTGATGCAGTTTTATTCATGGTTGAATATAACTTCAGCAAAGGCATTCGCATTGGCTATGCCTATGACTACACACTTACCGAGCTGACTGACTACAATTCCGGTACCCATGAAATCATGGTGGGTTATGAGTTTGTAAAAAAGGATACATACCTTACTCCGCGAAGAATGAGCTACTTCTAG
- a CDS encoding DNA processing protein DprA, with product MDKTLLYKIGLTLLPGIGPVLARNLISWCGGVEEVFRSRKARLEKIPGIGRKTAEQIASANVLSRAEEEIRFIEKNHIRPLFFQDEDYPARLKECYDSPLLLYYKGNADLNAPKTVALVGTRNATDYGKAVCEKIIEALAPLQVLVISGLAYGIDITAHKASLSHGLKTVGVLGHGMRTIYPSVHRSVAQKMLTQGGLLTEFLSDEKPNRENFPTRNRIIAGLADALIVVETRKKGGAIITAEVANTYNREVFAVPGNIDAPFSEGCNFLIRTNKAALLDDMSELIRSMQWSAADTMARPALQAELFSDLNPHEQQLVNLLKEKQPLRIDELSARLQQPSGTIASSLLALELKGIIKSLPGKRYQLNGC from the coding sequence TTGGATAAAACCCTCCTCTATAAAATAGGGCTTACCCTTCTTCCCGGCATCGGGCCGGTGCTGGCCCGCAATCTCATAAGCTGGTGCGGAGGAGTGGAAGAAGTTTTCAGGTCCCGGAAGGCACGGCTGGAGAAGATACCCGGCATTGGCCGGAAAACGGCCGAACAGATTGCATCAGCCAATGTACTAAGTCGTGCAGAAGAAGAAATACGCTTTATTGAGAAAAACCATATTCGGCCCTTGTTTTTTCAGGATGAGGATTATCCTGCCCGGCTTAAAGAATGCTATGACAGTCCGCTGCTGCTCTACTATAAGGGCAATGCCGACCTTAATGCCCCTAAGACAGTGGCTCTGGTTGGTACCCGCAACGCTACCGACTATGGTAAAGCTGTTTGCGAAAAAATTATTGAGGCATTGGCCCCTTTACAGGTGCTTGTCATCAGCGGGTTGGCCTATGGTATTGACATAACTGCGCATAAAGCCTCTCTGAGTCATGGACTAAAAACCGTAGGCGTCCTCGGGCATGGAATGCGCACCATCTATCCTTCTGTACATCGCTCTGTAGCACAGAAAATGCTTACTCAAGGCGGACTGCTTACCGAGTTCCTGTCGGACGAGAAACCCAACCGGGAAAATTTTCCCACGCGCAACCGTATCATTGCAGGACTGGCAGATGCGCTGATTGTTGTTGAAACCAGAAAAAAAGGTGGAGCTATTATCACCGCAGAGGTAGCCAATACCTACAATCGGGAGGTTTTTGCCGTACCCGGAAATATAGATGCACCTTTTTCAGAAGGATGCAATTTCCTTATTCGCACCAACAAAGCCGCGTTGCTGGATGATATGTCTGAGCTTATCCGATCTATGCAATGGAGCGCAGCCGATACCATGGCGCGCCCCGCCCTTCAAGCCGAACTCTTTTCAGACCTAAATCCGCATGAGCAACAACTGGTTAATCTGCTAAAAGAAAAACAGCCTTTGCGTATAGATGAGCTTTCCGCCCGCCTGCAACAACCCAGTGGTACCATCGCCAGCAGCCTCCTTGCACTTGAGCTGAAAGGTATTATTAAATCACTCCCGGGTAAACGCTATCAGCTGAACGGATGCTGA
- a CDS encoding beta-alanine synthetase, which translates to MKVGMAQLLVEGTEPERNFQRAHKLIKEASEKQCQLVLLPETIDFAWTHPNALRESQPIPGPYSDLFCEYAKHYGLYICVGLTEKVEGKLNYNTAILINEKGNIILKHRKINLLEVEFPYYEVGNKLEVVDTPFGKIGVNICADNYIEATALGHALARMGAQILLSPSSWTVDYNITEEDEPYHDKWVKPLGLLASLYNMVVISTTSVGYIVGGPYEGKKMVGCSLAMDKNGILKKGLFNEFAGVLEEVEFDVPLRREKGTLIGEMLRRKGYHFDDDQLYTLRNYRCS; encoded by the coding sequence ATGAAAGTCGGTATGGCCCAACTGCTGGTAGAAGGCACGGAGCCGGAACGCAATTTCCAAAGAGCACATAAACTGATTAAAGAAGCCTCAGAAAAACAATGCCAGCTTGTGCTGCTGCCCGAAACCATTGATTTTGCATGGACACACCCTAATGCACTCAGGGAAAGTCAGCCCATACCTGGCCCTTACAGCGACTTATTCTGCGAATACGCAAAACATTATGGGCTTTATATCTGCGTAGGCCTTACCGAAAAAGTGGAAGGAAAATTAAATTACAATACGGCTATCCTCATAAATGAAAAAGGCAACATCATTCTGAAACACCGCAAAATCAATCTGCTGGAGGTGGAATTTCCTTACTATGAGGTAGGCAATAAACTGGAAGTGGTAGATACTCCTTTTGGTAAAATAGGTGTCAATATCTGTGCAGACAACTACATTGAAGCCACTGCGCTTGGGCATGCCCTGGCCCGGATGGGCGCCCAGATACTTTTATCCCCCTCTTCCTGGACCGTAGATTATAATATCACGGAGGAAGATGAACCCTATCACGATAAATGGGTAAAACCGCTCGGCCTGCTTGCAAGCCTCTATAACATGGTTGTAATAAGCACCACAAGCGTGGGCTACATCGTAGGTGGTCCCTATGAAGGGAAAAAAATGGTAGGCTGTTCCTTAGCCATGGACAAAAACGGCATTCTTAAAAAAGGGCTTTTCAACGAATTTGCCGGTGTGCTGGAAGAGGTGGAGTTTGACGTACCCCTGCGCAGGGAAAAAGGTACGCTGATAGGTGAAATGCTCAGAAGAAAAGGGTACCACTTCGATGATGACCAGCTTTACACATTGCGTAATTACCGTTGCTCTTAA